A part of Rhinoderma darwinii isolate aRhiDar2 chromosome 1, aRhiDar2.hap1, whole genome shotgun sequence genomic DNA contains:
- the LOC142710637 gene encoding endonuclease domain-containing 1 protein-like, which translates to MDSLRQVLVLLVLCSGGFCEVLQSFTDVPDCQKFFYEGQEPLGLASNGTANICQRLQGAYHYATLYHRLARVPIYSAYILEVSTTPRPDLSSSNWYLEPMLGGVPQQEMLQPSSNAMQLNMEDVLESQAVNDDYRNSGYSRGHVNPSGHHSSTSQVSTFTYTNMAPQDSTFNSGTWNQYEMFLREKILACQRNHVLSGVIISGSHPGEGKWLRNRVNVPTFYWSAFCCVRSDGTRWAEGRLGRNLSPFDVVTKGIPELEAILSKEYGGQVSLFSGGCQ; encoded by the exons ATGGACTCTCTCAGACAGGTTCTCGTCCTCCTGGTTCTTTGCTCTGGGGGGTTTTGTGAGGTGCTACAAAGCTTCACCGATGTCCCAGATTGCCAGAAGTTCTTCTACGAGGGGCAGGAACCATTGGGCCTGGCCTCCAATGGTACGGCCAATATCTGTCAGCGCCTTCAAGGGGCTTACCACTATGCCACCCTCTACCACCGCCTGGCCCGTGTGCCCATCTACTCAGCCTACATCTTGGAGGTTTCCACAACACCTCGACCTGATCTCTCCTCCAGCAACTGGTACTTGGAGCCAATG TTGGGTGGAGTCCCTCAGCAGGAGATGCTACAACCCTCAAGCAACGCAATGCAGCTGAACATGGAGGACGTACTGGAAAGCCAAGCTGTGAACGACGATTATAGGAACTCCGGTTATAGCCGTGGTCATGTGAACCCCAGTGGGCACCACAGCAGTACTTCCCAGGTCTCCACGTTCACCTACACCAACATGGCGCCACAGGATTCAACCTTCAACAGCGGGACCTGGAATCAGTACGAGATGTTTCTACGAGAAAAGATTCTGGCCTGTCAACGAAACCATGTCCTCAGTGGGGTCATCATCTCTGGATCCCATCCTGGAGAAGGCAAGTGGCTACGGAACCGCGTCAACGTTCCCACCTTCTACTGGAGCGCATTCTGTTGTGTGAGGTCAGACGGCACCAGGTGGGCGGAAGGAAGATTGGGTCGGAATTTAAGCCCGTTTGATGTGGTGACCAAGGGGATCCCAGAACTGGAAGCCATCCTAAGCAAAGAGTATGGAGGACAGGTGTCATTGTTTTCTGGGGGCTGCCAGTGA